TCCGCACCTGTAAAATATTGTAAACTTTCTGCCAACAAATATGCTGTTTCACTAATGAAGTTTGTTTCTCGTGGTAGAGATACAAGTCTATTTGTAACAGGCTCATCCATTAATGCTTGCCCTTCTTCGGCAAAATGTGTTTCTGTTTCAGGTAATGTCTCGAGAGGATGAATCGTAGCTTCTTTGGACGTTACTTTGTTGTTGTTTATTTCTAAAGTTACTTCCCCTAAATAGTTACCATATTTTCCTGCGGCTGCCATTAATACACCATTATTGACTTCGCCATTTTCAAAATAATGATGCGTATGACTTCCTAAAATCACATCTATCTCGGGAATTTCTTGGCATAATTTTTCATCAAAAAAGACGCCGACATGGCTCATAATAATCAATACATCATATTGACCTTCATTTGCATGAATTTCATCTTTAATGGCTTCTAACGGATTTGTTACAACCCAATCTAATGCTCTATAAAACGGTGTAAAAGGTGCAGTAGCAGCTACAAATAATATACGAACGCCATCGATAGTTTTTATATAAGATGACGAAATATTGTGTGGCAAATTCCCCTCTTTATCAAAAACGTTGGCACATGTCACTGCAAAATTTGCGTCATTATATAAATTATTCAGTGCTTCATGTGATATCGTCATGCCTTCATTGTTACCTATAGTTGCTATATCACAATGTGCGTCATTTAATAAATCTACGTTTCTAATCCCCATCGTTGCCTCTGTCACCGGTGCTGATAAATCTACGTGGTCTCCAATATCTAAGTATAGAGAGGGGTGTGTTAATTGTGGTCTTACTTCAGCTAAATACGCTGAAATTCTTGAATATTCGTGTAGATGACTATGTATATCATTAGTATGATAAATAGTTAATTGCATCTATATCCTCTCCTGATAACTTACAAAGTTACAAATTTAAACTTCAGAAAATACTCTATAATACTTTACTAAAATAAACGTAATTGTTGCGGCGCCAAACCATCATAATCTATACCTAATATTGTCTGATATGTTTTAGCGTTTTTCGCAGCATGCCCTCCAGAATTGTTGTTAAACACGACGTAAACTTCGCTAGCTTTTTGATCCAACACTTTTACTTTATTCGCTAAATTAGTTAATTCTTCTTTGGTATAATCATATAAATAACGTACGTCACGCCACTTTTCATCTGTCATATCTTGTTTGGTCCAACCATGTGTATTACGTCCATGGTATCTCACAAATGCAACGCTATTAGTAATTCTGTTCACTAATGGAATAGAACCTTGTCCTACTTGAGGTTCATCACATACAGAATGGATAATATTTTGCTCTGTTAAAAATGATAATGTTTGTTCTTTAAAATCATCAGAAAACCAAGATTGATGTCGAAATTCAACGCACATAGGAAAAGCCTTTAATTGTTCTCTAATGTACCTTATGTATGTAATATTCTGAGCAGTACAATCAAACCATGGTGGAAACTGAACTAATACCATCGCTAGTTTGTTTACTTGCTTTAATGGTTCTAACATTAGTTTAAATTGGTCTATTAATTCTTGCCTAGACTCTGCGTACTCTTTATAGTCTGCATGTAAAGTTAGTGCTTGATGTATTTTTACTATGAATTTAAATTTTTCGGGTGTTTCTTTAATCCATTTTAAAATATTTCTTTCTGGTTGAATTGCATAATAAGATGCATCAAGTTCTACGATTGGAAAATGACTAGCATATGTTTTTAACTTATCTGATTTTCGTTGTAGATCTTCATATAAAGTATCATGATCGCCCCAACCTGTGAGTCCAATATTTATCATTCATATCACCGACTACATAATACCATACATATAATAATTCATTCACTTGTTTAAGCTTAACAAATCGTTTTCATATATATAAAGCACCACTACACTAAAGAATCATTTTTAGCTAAAAACTATCTTTCAATGTAATGATGCTTATCTAATTATTATTGTAATACTTTTTTCGATTGATTAAGAATGTGTTGCATTAAGTCATCGACACTAACTGCTTGAGCGAGTCTTGGACTTTGACCACTCCATAAATGCGTCATATCGGCATCGCCTTTTTGCGCAGCAGCCTTACGAATCGCATTTGTTAGTTGATTTTGTATAGGATAACTTGGAATGGTATCGTCATAATTATTCATTTCATGAATAAACTCATTATCAATGCCACGAGCCGGCTTGCCACTAAATACAGGAGTAACTACCGTATCTGTTTCCTTACTATGCAAAATAGCGTCACGTAAAACATTATTGGCGCCACTTTCCAACGTAGTTAAAAACGCTGTACCCATCTGTACCGCTTGCGCACCTAATGCCATACTCGCAATTAACCCTCTGCCATCCATAATGCCACCAGCAGCAACTACCGGTATAGAGACGTTATCGACAATTTGTGGTACTAATGACATCGTACCTACGAGTGCGCCATTATTACTCGTGTCTATAAATGAACCACGATGACCACCCGCTTCACTGCCTTGCGCAACAACAATATCAATGCCTGCAGCTTCGTTAGCTTTGGCTTCGTCAACTGATGTAGCAGTCCCTAATAAAGTAATATGGTGTGCTTTCAATTTGGTAATGATTTCTTGATCTGGAATTCCAAAAGTAAAAGCGACAATAGGAACTTGCTTATTGATTATAATGTCTATGGCTTGTTCGAATTGTTGTTGCTCAGTGATATTCACAACGGGTTCTTCTAAATTAAATGCCTTGCGATAAGGTTTAAGCCAAGCTTGCATATGTTCTACGAGTCCATTGTCTATTTCATTATTACTTGGAACGAATAAATTCACTGCAAATGGTTTAGTCGTTAAGTCTTTCACGACATCAATTTCACTTTCCAGTTTTTCACCATCAAAGTAACCAGCACCTATCATGCCTAAACCACCTGCATTACATACCGCAGCGACTAATTCTGGTGTAGTACTTCCAGCCATACCTGCTTGAATTATTGGATAATCTATATTTAAGCGTTTCGTAAGTTGTGTTGATAATTGCATCTCTAACACCTCTCGATTAATGACAAATTAATTTTTCTTTATGTTTGAAGTTAATTTTTCTTCCTCTTCTTCGTCCATTTCATCTTCAATTTCCATTCCAAGCATTTCCTCAATTAAATCCTCGTGAGAAACGATACCATCCGTCCCACCATATTCATCTAGAACAATCGCTAAATGTTTACGTGTTACGGTCATTTTTCTTAATACCCACTCAGCTTTATTATGCTCATTAACAAATAATGGCACGGAAGTATAATCGATGATCGATTTGTCTTGTTCATGATTCCACGCTAATAAATATTTAGAATGAAAGACACCAACTATATTATCAATGTCACCTTCATAAACTGGGTATCTTGTATATGGATTTGATTTTACAGTTTCATATACTTCTTCATAGCTCGCGTCGTCTGAAAATGCCGTTACATTGATTCTTGGCGTAGTATTAACATCATTGATTTTTAATTTATCAAAATCCATTACTCCTTGGATACGTTTGCTTTCCATCTCATTAAATGCACCTTCGCTACCAGCAATGGTTACAAGTTGTCGTATTTCTTCTTTAGAATACTTTTGTTCGCTTTCCTGATTTTTTGTTAATGCGTGATGTATACTATCCGTTAAGCCATTTAGAATCATCGTGATTGGTTTGAAAATCATAGTTATTAATTTTAGTGGACCATAATTAAATCGACCGACAGCATTCGGAATTGATGCCGCAATAGATTTCGGAAAGACTTCGCCTATAAGAATGACTACGATAATCGACAGTATAATTGTTCCAACAATATTTAAGTTATGGTTGATAGCGACAATAGTCATTAGCGCCAAAATCAATAGATTCGCTATTGTGTTGCACACTAAAATTGTCGTAATAAAATCACTTGGTTTATGTAAAAAATCTAGTAATTTTTGTGCTTTTTTATTTCCTTGTTGTGCTTCTTCACTTAATTTAATTTTGTTTATAGCAGTCAATGCCGTTTCACTACTAGAAAAGAAAAACGAGGCTAACAATAAAATGATTATCGATATAACCAAAAAGCATATCCCCTTCGTTACGTTTTATTTGCTGTTTTAATTCTTATTCCCTATGAGGTTTACTAAAAACAACTTTGTTGATGAAATAAATTAATTCTAACACTCATTTTTATTCATAAGAATGTATTTGTACACTATATAGTTTAACACGATAGCTATACTTATTGTTAAACATAACGTGCTATAAAGCGAAATTTATTTATTCTCCTGCTAATAGATTCGTGCATTGTTCAATTGTTATTACGATAAAAAAAGAGGCGTCCTTAGGACACCTCTTTATATTATCAATAGACATTATAATCGATTTATTAACCGATTGAACCTTCCATTTCGAATTTGATTAGACGGTTCATTTCTACTGCGTATTCCATTGGTAGCTCTTTTGTGAATGGTTCAATGAAGCCCATTACGATCATTTCTGTCGCTTCTTCTTCTGAAATACCACGACTCATTAGATAGAATAATTGTTCTTCAGAAACTTTAGATACTTTCGCTTCATGTTCTAATGAGATGTTGTCGTTAAATACTTCATTGTAAGGAATTGTATCTGAAGTTGATTCATTATCTAAAATCAACGTATCACATTCAATATTTGAACGTGCACCTTTCGCTTTACGTCCGAAGTGAACGATACCACGATAAACAACTTTACCGCCATCTTTAGAAATAGATTTTGAAACAATTGTTGAAGACGTATTTGGTGCTTTGTGAATCATTTTCGCACCGGCATCTTGTACTTGGCCTTTACCTGCAAAAGCAATTGATAAAGTACTACCTTTAGCGCCTTCACCCATAAGCACACAGTTAGGGTATTTCATTGTTAATTTAGAACCTAAGTTACCGTCTACCCATTCCATATTACCATTCTCATAAACTAATGTACGTTTAGTAACTAAGTTATAAACGTTGTTAGCCCAGTTTTGAATTGTAGTATAACGCACGTGTGCATCTTTATGAACAATAATTTCAACTACCGCTGAGTGTAATGAACTTGTTGTGTAAACTGGTGCAGTACAACCTTCTACGTAGTTTACTGAAGCTCCCTCGTCAGCAATAATTAGTGTACGTTCGAATTGACCCATATTTTCTGAGTTAATACGGAAATATGCTTGTAATGGTGTGTCTAATTTAATGTTCTTAGGAACATAGATGAATGAACCACCAGACCATACAGCTGAGTTTAATGCAGAAAACTTGTTGTCAGCAGCAGGTACTACTGAAGCAAAGTATTCTTTGAATAATTCTTCATTTTCTCTTAAAGCACTATCTGTATCTTTAAAGATAATACCTTTTTCTTCAAGTTCTTTTTCCATGTTATGGTAAACAACTTCTGATTCATATTGCGCAGATACACCTGCAAGGTATTTTTGCTCTGCTTCTGGAATACCTAATTTATCAAATGTACGTTTAATTTCTTCTGGAACTTCATCCCATGAACGTTCAGCGTGTTCAGATGGTTTTACATAATACGTAATATCATCGAAGTCTAATTCAGATAAATCTCCACCCCACTGTGGCATTGGCATTTTGTAGAAATATTTCAATGCTTTAAGTCTGAAATCAAGCATCCATTCTGGCTCTTCTTTCATATTGGAAATTTCTTTAACGATGTTTTCTGTTAAACCTCGTTCTGATCTGAAAATGGAAACATCTTCTTCGTGGAAACCATATTT
The Staphylococcus kloosii genome window above contains:
- a CDS encoding bifunctional metallophosphatase/5'-nucleotidase → MQLTIYHTNDIHSHLHEYSRISAYLAEVRPQLTHPSLYLDIGDHVDLSAPVTEATMGIRNVDLLNDAHCDIATIGNNEGMTISHEALNNLYNDANFAVTCANVFDKEGNLPHNISSSYIKTIDGVRILFVAATAPFTPFYRALDWVVTNPLEAIKDEIHANEGQYDVLIIMSHVGVFFDEKLCQEIPEIDVILGSHTHHYFENGEVNNGVLMAAAGKYGNYLGEVTLEINNNKVTSKEATIHPLETLPETETHFAEEGQALMDEPVTNRLVSLPRETNFISETAYLLAESLQYFTGADCTIINAGLIVNAIDDKIVTEYDIHQMLPHPINAVRIKLSGKVLKEVVIKSQKQEYINAQAQGLGFRGNIFGGYILYNVGFIESENRYFIGGEEIIDDHTYTLGTVDMYTFGRYFPMLKDQQIEYLMPDFLRDIFKKKLLQY
- a CDS encoding DUF72 domain-containing protein; the protein is MINIGLTGWGDHDTLYEDLQRKSDKLKTYASHFPIVELDASYYAIQPERNILKWIKETPEKFKFIVKIHQALTLHADYKEYAESRQELIDQFKLMLEPLKQVNKLAMVLVQFPPWFDCTAQNITYIRYIREQLKAFPMCVEFRHQSWFSDDFKEQTLSFLTEQNIIHSVCDEPQVGQGSIPLVNRITNSVAFVRYHGRNTHGWTKQDMTDEKWRDVRYLYDYTKEELTNLANKVKVLDQKASEVYVVFNNNSGGHAAKNAKTYQTILGIDYDGLAPQQLRLF
- a CDS encoding NAD(P)H-dependent flavin oxidoreductase is translated as MQLSTQLTKRLNIDYPIIQAGMAGSTTPELVAAVCNAGGLGMIGAGYFDGEKLESEIDVVKDLTTKPFAVNLFVPSNNEIDNGLVEHMQAWLKPYRKAFNLEEPVVNITEQQQFEQAIDIIINKQVPIVAFTFGIPDQEIITKLKAHHITLLGTATSVDEAKANEAAGIDIVVAQGSEAGGHRGSFIDTSNNGALVGTMSLVPQIVDNVSIPVVAAGGIMDGRGLIASMALGAQAVQMGTAFLTTLESGANNVLRDAILHSKETDTVVTPVFSGKPARGIDNEFIHEMNNYDDTIPSYPIQNQLTNAIRKAAAQKGDADMTHLWSGQSPRLAQAVSVDDLMQHILNQSKKVLQ
- a CDS encoding hemolysin family protein, which gives rise to MVISIIILLLASFFFSSSETALTAINKIKLSEEAQQGNKKAQKLLDFLHKPSDFITTILVCNTIANLLILALMTIVAINHNLNIVGTIILSIIVVILIGEVFPKSIAASIPNAVGRFNYGPLKLITMIFKPITMILNGLTDSIHHALTKNQESEQKYSKEEIRQLVTIAGSEGAFNEMESKRIQGVMDFDKLKINDVNTTPRINVTAFSDDASYEEVYETVKSNPYTRYPVYEGDIDNIVGVFHSKYLLAWNHEQDKSIIDYTSVPLFVNEHNKAEWVLRKMTVTRKHLAIVLDEYGGTDGIVSHEDLIEEMLGMEIEDEMDEEEEEKLTSNIKKN
- the sufB gene encoding Fe-S cluster assembly protein SufB, producing MAKKAPDVGDYKYGFHEEDVSIFRSERGLTENIVKEISNMKEEPEWMLDFRLKALKYFYKMPMPQWGGDLSELDFDDITYYVKPSEHAERSWDEVPEEIKRTFDKLGIPEAEQKYLAGVSAQYESEVVYHNMEKELEEKGIIFKDTDSALRENEELFKEYFASVVPAADNKFSALNSAVWSGGSFIYVPKNIKLDTPLQAYFRINSENMGQFERTLIIADEGASVNYVEGCTAPVYTTSSLHSAVVEIIVHKDAHVRYTTIQNWANNVYNLVTKRTLVYENGNMEWVDGNLGSKLTMKYPNCVLMGEGAKGSTLSIAFAGKGQVQDAGAKMIHKAPNTSSTIVSKSISKDGGKVVYRGIVHFGRKAKGARSNIECDTLILDNESTSDTIPYNEVFNDNISLEHEAKVSKVSEEQLFYLMSRGISEEEATEMIVMGFIEPFTKELPMEYAVEMNRLIKFEMEGSIG